CGCCGACGCCTGCGGCTCGCGGGACGCGGCGCGCGACGCGGTGCGGCAGTGGTCGGCCCTGACCGGGCGGGTCGACGCCGAGGCCGTCGCGCTGCTGCGGCGGGTCAGGCGCACCGTGCCCGTCGTGCTCGTGTCCAACGCCACCACGCGGCTTGAGGCCGATCTCGCGGCACTCGGCCTCGACGGGGCGTTCGACGCCGTCGTCAACACCTCGCGCATCGGCTTCGCCAAGCCCGACCCGCGCGTCCTCCACGCGGCGGCCGGTCGGGTGGGCGCGGACCCGGCGCGGTGCCTGTTCGTCGACGACACCGCCGGGCACGTCGAGGCCGCGCGGGCTGCCGGGCTGCGCGCGCACCACTACAGGACCGCCGACGGCCTGCGCGCCGCGCTCGGCCTTCCGCTCGGCCACCTGTCCGGCTGACCACCGCGCCGCCGCCCGCGCCCGGCGGCCGTTCCCGCGCGGCCGGGCCCGTCGCCG
Above is a genomic segment from Streptomyces marincola containing:
- a CDS encoding HAD-IA family hydrolase; protein product: MNAQDFDALLCDLDGVVRLWDAEEMRAIDRATGLPDGSLAAAAFHPPLLDAAVTGRITDEQWRERVAAGLADACGSRDAARDAVRQWSALTGRVDAEAVALLRRVRRTVPVVLVSNATTRLEADLAALGLDGAFDAVVNTSRIGFAKPDPRVLHAAAGRVGADPARCLFVDDTAGHVEAARAAGLRAHHYRTADGLRAALGLPLGHLSG